In Candidatus Nealsonbacteria bacterium DGGOD1a, one DNA window encodes the following:
- a CDS encoding GspE/PulE family protein → MQVSQKITQKIAIPQELTDSLKQNLTGLAPFRAEIEKRIADAAGTVTQIIELILAGGIVLDASDIHIEGQESDAKLRVRLDGVLQDVMSFDKKTYNNLVSRIKLLSEMKLNISHKPQDGRFSILAGADSVEIRASILPTEYGDSIVMRILNPKSLISLEQAGLRKDLYDTFLQQIARPNGMVIVTGPTGSGKTTTLYGFLKKIQNPEIKIVTIEDPIEYHLEGISQTQVEPDKGYDFISGLRAIVRQDPDAILVGEIRDLETADIALQAALTGHLVFSTLHTNDAAGTIPRLISLGAKPFNIGPALNMAIAQRLVRHVCEKCGVMETPTAEELAELNELLANAAPALARKGVAMPLIDANLKIPRAKGCAHCGNTGYRGRMGIYEAFIIDDEIQNYILGTPTIPGLKEMATKKGMLTMYQDGLIKVVQGTTTLDEVKRVAEK, encoded by the coding sequence ATGCAAGTATCCCAAAAAATCACCCAGAAAATCGCCATACCCCAGGAACTTACCGATTCGTTGAAACAAAACCTCACCGGCTTGGCGCCTTTCCGCGCCGAAATTGAAAAACGGATCGCCGACGCGGCCGGAACCGTAACTCAAATTATTGAATTGATCCTGGCCGGCGGCATCGTGCTGGACGCGTCCGATATCCACATTGAGGGCCAGGAAAGCGACGCCAAATTGCGCGTGCGCCTTGACGGCGTATTGCAGGATGTGATGTCGTTTGATAAAAAAACCTACAACAACCTGGTTTCCCGCATCAAATTGCTTTCGGAAATGAAGCTCAATATCAGCCACAAGCCGCAAGACGGCCGTTTTTCGATTCTCGCCGGCGCCGACTCGGTGGAAATCAGAGCCTCGATATTGCCCACCGAATACGGCGATTCGATCGTAATGAGAATTTTAAATCCCAAAAGCCTGATCAGTTTGGAACAAGCCGGTCTGCGCAAAGACCTTTACGACACTTTTTTACAGCAAATCGCCCGCCCCAACGGCATGGTCATTGTCACCGGCCCCACCGGATCGGGCAAAACCACCACGCTTTACGGTTTTCTGAAAAAAATCCAAAACCCGGAAATAAAAATCGTCACGATCGAAGATCCGATCGAATACCATCTGGAAGGAATTTCCCAGACGCAGGTCGAACCCGACAAGGGCTATGACTTTATTTCCGGACTGCGGGCGATCGTGCGCCAGGATCCGGACGCGATTCTCGTGGGCGAAATCCGCGATTTGGAAACCGCCGACATCGCTTTGCAAGCCGCTCTCACCGGCCATTTGGTATTTTCCACTTTGCACACCAACGACGCGGCCGGCACGATTCCGCGCTTGATCAGCTTGGGCGCCAAACCGTTCAATATCGGCCCGGCGCTGAATATGGCCATTGCCCAGCGGCTCGTGCGCCATGTTTGCGAAAAATGCGGCGTGATGGAAACGCCCACGGCCGAAGAACTGGCCGAACTGAACGAACTGCTGGCCAATGCCGCGCCGGCATTGGCGCGAAAAGGAGTGGCCATGCCCTTAATCGACGCAAATTTGAAAATCCCGCGCGCGAAAGGTTGCGCCCATTGCGGCAATACCGGCTATCGCGGCCGAATGGGCATTTACGAAGCGTTTATCATCGACGATGAAATCCAAAACTACATTTTGGGAACGCCCACAATCCCCGGCTTAAAAGAAATGGCGACAAAAAAAGGCATGCTGACCATGTATCAGGACGGCCTGATCAAAGTGGTGCAAGGAACCACCACCTTGGACGAAGTGAAAAGGGTTGCCGAAAAATAA
- the tsaE gene encoding tRNA (adenosine(37)-N6)-threonylcarbamoyltransferase complex ATPase subunit type 1 TsaE produces the protein MKSKNISCITESVERTRRLGSLLAKAILATTAGKSARVLALSGDLGAGKTHFAQGFASGLGIKGTIGSPTFAIMKKYPLENQGDFKTFYHIDCYRLESGDDLRLLGIENILSGPDNIVAVEWPRIAQAILPKGILKITFEVVSENKRRIEFDG, from the coding sequence ATGAAGAGTAAAAACATAAGCTGTATCACCGAATCGGTCGAGCGGACAAGAAGGCTGGGATCGTTGCTGGCAAAAGCGATATTGGCAACCACCGCCGGCAAATCCGCGCGCGTTTTGGCGTTGAGCGGCGATTTGGGCGCGGGCAAAACGCATTTCGCGCAGGGGTTCGCCTCCGGGCTGGGAATCAAAGGAACGATCGGCAGTCCCACATTCGCGATCATGAAAAAATATCCGCTGGAAAACCAAGGCGATTTTAAAACTTTTTACCATATTGATTGTTACCGGCTTGAATCGGGCGATGATTTGCGCCTGTTGGGGATTGAAAATATTTTGAGCGGCCCGGACAACATCGTTGCCGTTGAATGGCCCCGGATCGCGCAAGCCATTTTGCCCAAAGGCATTTTGAAAATAACTTTTGAAGTTGTTTCTGAAAATAAACGCCGGATTGAATTTGACGGCTAA
- a CDS encoding 5'-3' exonuclease, producing the protein MLKNKTFVVIDGNSVAHRAFHAMPELTNGNGDPVAAVHGFMLALFRAAEDFRPDYLAVCFDTKGGSFRNKEFSAYKAQRPATAPDLIPQLKTIQKLLPELGCAVFALEGFEADDLIASAIAAARRESAAAPVDFFVLTGDYDSLQLVGGSVKAFIINRGIKNAVLYDAAKVKEAFGVMPCQIPAFKALAGDSSDNIPGAPGIGPKAAVEILEKCGSLENFYAAAEKNDAGFCLGKGSRFEKMKNILLENKEKIINFQRLTTMRADAPLGAVLAKCEFGNFSGERCAAALLELGLAGLAKRLPGALTSRNGTLF; encoded by the coding sequence ATGTTGAAAAACAAAACATTTGTGGTTATTGACGGAAATTCCGTGGCGCATCGGGCGTTTCACGCGATGCCCGAACTCACCAATGGAAACGGCGATCCGGTGGCCGCGGTGCATGGATTTATGCTGGCGCTTTTCCGGGCCGCGGAAGATTTCCGCCCGGATTATTTGGCGGTATGTTTTGACACCAAAGGCGGGTCGTTTCGCAACAAGGAATTTTCGGCCTACAAGGCGCAAAGACCGGCGACGGCGCCGGATTTGATCCCGCAATTAAAAACCATACAAAAACTTTTGCCGGAATTGGGATGCGCGGTTTTCGCGCTTGAGGGGTTTGAGGCCGATGATTTGATCGCGTCGGCGATCGCCGCCGCGCGCCGGGAATCGGCGGCCGCGCCGGTTGATTTTTTTGTTTTGACCGGCGATTACGACAGTCTGCAATTGGTCGGCGGGAGCGTCAAAGCGTTTATCATCAATCGCGGCATTAAAAACGCCGTGCTTTACGATGCCGCGAAGGTGAAAGAGGCGTTTGGCGTTATGCCTTGCCAAATCCCCGCGTTCAAGGCGCTGGCCGGCGACAGCTCCGATAACATTCCCGGCGCGCCCGGGATCGGGCCGAAAGCGGCGGTTGAAATTTTGGAAAAATGCGGCAGTTTGGAGAATTTTTACGCGGCGGCTGAAAAAAACGATGCCGGTTTTTGTTTGGGGAAAGGATCGCGATTCGAGAAAATGAAAAACATTCTTTTGGAAAACAAAGAAAAAATAATTAATTTCCAAAGATTGACGACAATGCGCGCCGACGCGCCGCTGGGCGCGGTTTTGGCAAAATGCGAGTTCGGGAATTTTAGCGGCGAACGGTGCGCGGCGGCGCTGTTGGAATTGGGTCTGGCGGGTTTGGCCAAGCGCTTGCCCGGCGCGTTGACCAGCCGCAACGGAACATTGTTCTGA
- a CDS encoding ATP-binding protein has product MTQSIDNKQGNSSGAVPVERALKDNLTAELGSLSEKLSSRDDDLVRLQGERDFEIRELNEVKAQLEEAKSILEIRVGAKTRELRELTENLEKQIKERTRELQEKVEESEHSRVALMNMLEDMEDLRRRAEEEKEKTLAIITNFVDGLLFFDAADRLALVNPQIETYFGVAKEDIRRAIGKKIADLQLIAGFKPFTDLVGQTLKKISRKELLLSEKMVLEISCLEVGRQFGKIGTLVIIHDISREKTVERMKTEFVSIAAHQLRTPISAIKWTLRMILDGDLGPITEEQRDFLDKTYQSNERMINLINDLLNVTRIEEGRHLYNLTLVNFEDIAATIAATYTELLRQKNLKLQFLKSAQKLPQVKIDVEKMRLVVSNLIENSIKYTPSGGSIFLETAREGESVKVLVRDTGMGILKDQQERIFTKYFRGSNAIRMETEGTGLGLFIAKNIVETHGGKIWFSSEEGKGTTFFFTLPIAGNPAAPSGG; this is encoded by the coding sequence ATGACTCAATCGATCGACAATAAACAAGGGAATTCATCCGGGGCGGTTCCGGTGGAGCGCGCGCTGAAAGACAACCTTACGGCCGAGCTGGGAAGCTTGAGCGAAAAACTTTCTTCGCGCGACGACGACCTTGTCCGCCTTCAGGGAGAGCGGGATTTTGAAATCCGCGAATTAAACGAAGTCAAGGCGCAGTTGGAGGAGGCCAAAAGCATTTTGGAAATCAGAGTGGGCGCCAAAACCAGGGAATTGCGCGAACTTACCGAGAACCTTGAAAAGCAAATTAAAGAACGGACGCGCGAATTGCAGGAAAAAGTGGAAGAATCGGAGCACTCGCGGGTGGCGTTGATGAATATGCTTGAGGATATGGAAGATTTGCGGCGGCGCGCCGAGGAAGAAAAAGAAAAAACTTTGGCCATCATCACCAATTTCGTCGATGGATTGCTGTTCTTTGACGCCGCGGATCGTTTGGCGCTGGTCAATCCGCAAATAGAGACCTACTTTGGCGTGGCCAAGGAAGACATCCGGCGGGCGATCGGCAAAAAAATTGCCGATTTGCAACTGATCGCCGGATTCAAGCCATTCACCGATTTGGTGGGCCAGACGCTGAAAAAAATATCCCGGAAAGAGCTTCTTTTGAGTGAAAAAATGGTGCTTGAAATAAGCTGTTTGGAGGTGGGCCGCCAGTTTGGCAAGATCGGCACATTGGTGATTATCCACGACATCAGCCGCGAGAAAACCGTGGAAAGAATGAAAACCGAATTTGTTTCGATCGCCGCCCACCAGTTGCGCACTCCGATATCGGCGATCAAGTGGACATTAAGAATGATTTTGGACGGCGATCTCGGCCCGATCACCGAGGAGCAGCGGGATTTTCTGGACAAGACTTACCAATCCAACGAAAGAATGATCAATTTGATCAATGACTTGCTTAATGTCACCCGGATCGAAGAGGGCCGGCATTTATATAATTTGACGCTGGTGAATTTCGAAGATATCGCCGCGACAATCGCCGCGACTTATACCGAACTGCTGCGGCAGAAAAATCTCAAACTGCAATTCTTGAAATCGGCGCAAAAATTGCCGCAGGTGAAAATTGATGTCGAGAAAATGAGGCTGGTGGTTTCCAATCTCATTGAAAATTCCATAAAATACACGCCGTCCGGCGGGTCGATTTTCTTGGAGACCGCGCGCGAAGGCGAAAGCGTTAAAGTTTTGGTGCGGGATACGGGTATGGGCATATTGAAAGACCAGCAGGAAAGGATATTCACCAAATATTTCCGCGGTTCAAACGCGATAAGAATGGAAACCGAAGGCACCGGCCTAGGGCTGTTTATCGCCAAAAATATCGTGGAAACGCACGGAGGCAAGATATGGTTTTCTTCCGAAGAAGGGAAGGGAACGACATTTTTTTTCACTTTGCCGATTGCCGGCAATCCGGCGGCGCCGTCCGGAGGATAG
- a CDS encoding response regulator, whose product MKKILLIEDEELIIRLLGKKLAGIGYEVILAMDGQEGLEKMKKDKPDLILLDIVMPRKGGFDVMEEMRKDPDLAKIPVIIVSNSGQPLELDRAKKLGAVDWLVKTEFDPKEVVEKIKKHIKK is encoded by the coding sequence ATGAAAAAAATTTTATTAATCGAAGATGAAGAATTGATTATCCGGCTTTTGGGAAAGAAGCTCGCGGGGATCGGGTATGAAGTGATTTTGGCGATGGACGGGCAAGAAGGCCTTGAGAAAATGAAAAAAGACAAACCCGATTTGATATTGCTGGATATTGTTATGCCTCGGAAAGGCGGGTTTGATGTGATGGAGGAAATGCGAAAAGATCCCGATCTTGCCAAGATACCGGTGATCATCGTTTCCAATTCCGGCCAGCCGCTGGAATTGGATCGGGCTAAAAAACTGGGCGCCGTCGATTGGTTGGTCAAGACGGAATTCGATCCCAAGGAAGTGGTCGAGAAAATAAAAAAACACATCAAGAAATAA
- a CDS encoding response regulator translates to MAKKILIVEDDKFLRELIVRKLSNEGYDVVEAVDGEQGVLKIKETKPDLVLLDLILPGIDGFEVLAQKKEDPFAASIPVIVLSNLGQKEDVDKGLSLGATDYLIKAHFTPGEIIEKVRNIIK, encoded by the coding sequence ATGGCAAAAAAAATTCTAATTGTCGAAGACGATAAATTCTTGCGCGAATTGATCGTCAGAAAGTTGTCCAACGAAGGGTATGATGTGGTCGAGGCGGTCGACGGCGAGCAGGGAGTGTTGAAAATAAAAGAAACCAAACCGGATTTGGTTTTGCTTGATTTGATCCTGCCCGGTATCGACGGATTTGAAGTTCTCGCGCAAAAAAAGGAAGATCCGTTCGCGGCGTCGATACCGGTGATCGTGCTTTCAAACCTTGGCCAAAAAGAAGATGTCGACAAGGGGTTGAGCTTGGGCGCGACCGATTATTTAATCAAGGCTCACTTCACTCCGGGAGAGATCATCGAAAAAGTGAGGAACATCATCAAATAG
- the holA gene encoding DNA polymerase III subunit delta → MLIFLYGPDTFRISRKLGRIVEEYKKRAKGFDFSVFDAALGQSSISGDFFSGLRQNSLFREKKFFVVKNPISDKDFKEALIERMEEISGSGHNIVFCQEGKVLKTDRLLSALKKTAEVQEFAPLEGAKLNGWIAGEFQSLGCSVSASVAEVVARRAGDDLWAVENEIQKLAHFTAGRPITVGDAEQNIPLATDSNIFKTIDAAAARDKKQALKLIKEHIDKGDHPLYLLAMVASQFKNLVLVKSAGTGAGAARLGIHPYVFGKTVALARRFGLDELKDIYRKICQADFDIKTGKISPEAGLDLLIADI, encoded by the coding sequence ATGCTGATATTTTTATATGGTCCGGATACTTTCCGGATCAGCCGCAAATTGGGGCGGATTGTCGAGGAATATAAAAAACGCGCCAAAGGGTTTGATTTCTCGGTTTTTGACGCGGCGTTGGGCCAAAGTTCGATATCGGGGGATTTCTTTTCCGGTTTGCGGCAAAATTCGCTTTTTCGGGAAAAGAAATTTTTTGTCGTTAAAAATCCGATCAGCGACAAGGATTTCAAAGAAGCTTTGATTGAGAGAATGGAGGAGATTTCCGGCTCGGGGCACAACATCGTTTTTTGCCAGGAGGGCAAGGTTTTAAAAACCGATCGTTTGCTTTCCGCGCTCAAGAAAACCGCCGAAGTCCAGGAATTCGCGCCGCTTGAGGGCGCGAAATTAAACGGTTGGATTGCCGGAGAATTCCAATCTTTGGGTTGTTCGGTGTCCGCTTCGGTCGCGGAAGTTGTCGCGCGCCGGGCGGGCGATGATCTTTGGGCCGTGGAAAATGAAATTCAAAAACTGGCCCATTTTACCGCCGGCCGGCCGATAACGGTTGGCGACGCGGAACAAAACATTCCGCTCGCGACCGATTCCAATATCTTTAAAACCATCGACGCGGCGGCGGCCCGGGACAAAAAACAGGCGCTGAAGCTGATCAAAGAACATATCGACAAAGGGGATCATCCTCTTTATTTGCTGGCAATGGTCGCGTCTCAATTCAAAAACCTTGTTTTGGTAAAGTCCGCCGGCACGGGCGCCGGCGCGGCAAGATTGGGTATCCATCCTTATGTTTTCGGCAAAACCGTTGCGCTCGCGCGGCGTTTCGGTTTGGATGAATTGAAAGATATTTATCGCAAAATTTGTCAGGCCGATTTTGACATAAAAACCGGCAAGATCAGTCCCGAAGCGGGTCTTGATTTGCTGATCGCGGACATTTGA
- the rpsT gene encoding 30S ribosomal protein S20, whose translation MPIIKSAKKALRQNAKRRIANKARKQKIKTILKETRVLAGAKKIEDAKKNLPAIFKALDKAAKTGTIKPNTAARKKSRIAKLLAKTSA comes from the coding sequence ATGCCAATCATCAAATCCGCCAAAAAAGCTTTGCGGCAAAACGCCAAACGCCGGATCGCCAACAAAGCTCGCAAACAGAAAATAAAAACCATACTGAAAGAAACGCGGGTTTTGGCAGGCGCGAAAAAAATCGAAGACGCCAAAAAAAATCTGCCGGCAATTTTTAAGGCTCTCGACAAGGCCGCCAAAACCGGCACGATCAAACCCAACACCGCGGCCAGAAAAAAATCCCGCATCGCCAAACTGCTGGCGAAAACAAGCGCGTAA